In Papio anubis isolate 15944 chromosome 17, Panubis1.0, whole genome shotgun sequence, the following are encoded in one genomic region:
- the MED31 gene encoding mediator of RNA polymerase II transcription subunit 31 — translation MGGAARPHIPQCPGTGSETRGFRNFPRHSGLLLGQAGGVLVSSFVMAAAVAMETDDAGNRLRFQLELEFVQCLANPNYLNFLAQRGYFKDKAFVNYLKYLLYWKDPEYAKYLKYPQCLHMLELLQYEHFRKELVNAQCAKFIDEQQILHWQHYSRKRMRLQQALAEQPQQNNTSGK, via the exons ATGGGCGGAGCCGCCCGGCCCCATATCCCACAGTGCCCCGGGACCGGAAGTGAGACCCGTGGTTTCCGGAACTTCCCCCGCCACTCTGGGCTTTTGCTCGGTCAGGCTGGTGGCGTTTTGGTATCTTCGTTTGTTATGGCCGCTGCCGTCGCTATGGAGACAG ATGATGCTGGAAATCGACTTCGGTTTCAGTTGGAGTTGGAATTTGTGCAATGTTTAGCCAACCCAAATTACCTTAATT TTCTTGCCCAAAGAGGTTACTTCAAAGACAAAGCTTTTGTTAATTATCTTAAATACTTGCTTTACTGGAAAGACCCAGAATATGCCAAGTATCTAaa GTACCCTCAGTGTTTACACATGTTAGAGCTGCTCCAGTACGAGCACTTCCGCAAGGAGCTGGTGAACGCTCAGTGTGCGAAATTCATCGATGAACAGCAGATTCTGCATTGGCAGCACTATTCCCGGAAGCGGATGCGCCTTCAGCAAGCCTTGGCAGAGCAGCCACAGCAAAATAACACGTCGGGAAAATGA
- the C17H17orf100 gene encoding uncharacterized protein C17orf100 homolog — MASARGAKQSSPRVGTTRYTETSTVRVETSSHRVETSSHRVETSSRRVEISQRRSEGPSLSPLGKRLPGILEASSRHVESSSQRTETTSRHIRASSLRVETALHCAESPAPRAKPAARQNEKPAR, encoded by the coding sequence ATGGCCTCAGCCCGAGGGGCCAAGCAGTCTTCTCCCCGGGTGGGGACCACCCGCTACACAGAGACGTCCACAGTCCGCGTGGAGACCTCGTCCCACCGCGTGGAGACCTCGTCCCACCGCGTGGAGACGTCGTCCCGGCGGGTGGAGATCTCCCAGCGCCGCAGCGAGgggccctccctctcccccttggGGAAGCGGCTCCCTGGCATCCTCGAGGCGTCCTCCCGGCACGTGGAATCCTCCTCTCAGCGCACGGAAACGACCTCCCGCCACATCAGGGCCTCGTCCCTGAGGGTGGAGACGGCTCTGCACTGCGCGGAGAGCCCAGCCCCGCGGGCCAAGCCGGCCGCCCGCCAGAACGAAAAACCGGCCCGATGA
- the TXNDC17 gene encoding thioredoxin domain-containing protein 17, with product MARYEEVSVSGFEEFHRAVEEHNGKTIFAYFTGSKDAGGKSWCPDCVQAEPVVREGLKHISEGCVFIYCQVGEKPYWKDPNNDFRKNLKVTAVPTLLKYGTPQKLVESECLQANLVEMLFSED from the exons ATGGCCCGCTACGAGGAGGTGAGCGTGTCCGGCTTCGAGGAGTTCCACCGGGCCGTGGAAGAGCACAATGGCAAGACCATTTTCGCCTACTTTACGGGTTCTAAGGACGCCGGAGGGAAAAGCTGGTGCCCCGACTGCGTGCAGG ctgaacCAGTCGTACGAGAGGGGCTGAAGCACATCAGTGAAGGATGTGTGTTCATCTACTGCCAAGTAGGAGAAAAGCCTTA TTGGAAAGATCCAAATAATGACTTCAGAAAAAACTTGAAAGTAACAGCAGTGCCTACACTACTTAAGTATGGAACA CCTCAAAAACTGGTAGAATCTGAGTGTCTTCAGGCCAACCTGGTGGAAATGTTGTTCTCTGAAGATTAA